GATGGAGCCTTTATTCAACCAAATAGAGTAGTCAATGAAAAGATGATAGGTTGGGCTAAAGATTGTGTAAAAGATAGCCATGATATGCTTGAGATGTATTGCGGGCATGGAAATTTTACTATTCCGATGGCTGATAAATTTAATAAAATTTTAGCCACGGAAATTTCAAAGAAGTCAATTGATAATGCGCTTAAAAATTGTGAATTAAACGGTGTTGATAATATAAAATTTATTAGACTTTCGGCAGATGAGCTTATGCAAGCTTTTGCTGGTGTGAGAGAATTTAATCGTCTAAGAGGAGTAAATTTAAGCGAATTTAACTTCTCTCATATCTTAGTAGATCCTCCTCGCGCAGGTCTTGAGGCAAGTGTAATAAATTTTATAAAAAATTATAAAAACATAATCTACATATCCTGTAATCCGTCTACTTTGAAAGATAATTTAAAAGAGCTTATCAGAAGTCATGAGATCAAGAAATTTGCAATTTTTGATCAGTTTGCCAATACTGCTCATATAGAGTGCGGAGTGCTTTTAAGGAGCAAAAATGATAATTGATGATATATTAAAAACATCTAAAAATATAGCTATAGTAGGTCTAAGTCCAGACGAGAGCAAGGCTAGCAATATGGTAGCCAAATTTCTAATCAAAGAAGGATTTAATATCTTTCCAATTTATCCTAAAGAAGATGAAATTTTAGGTCGAAAAGTCTATAGAAATTTAAGTGAGATAGATGAAAAGATAGATATAGCTGTTATGTTTAGAAAAGGCGAATTTGCTGAAAATTTGATAATGGAAGTCATAAATTTAGGCATTAAAACTCTTTGGCTTCAACTTGGTATCACAAATAAAAATGCTAAAATAATAGCTGAAGAAAATAATATAAATTTTGTCGAAGATAAATGTATAAAAGTAGAGTTAGAGAGGTTGAAAAATGATATCGTTAAATAAAATAATACAAGCCAAACGCACCATAAGCGGATTTGTAGATAAAACTCCTTTTGCATATAGCACTAGACTTAGCCAGATGAGTGGAGCTAGCGTATATCTAAAAAAAGAGAATTTGCAACGTACTGGTGCATATAAAATAAGAGGTGCATATAATAAGATAGCAAATTTGAGCGAAGAAGAGCGCAATAAGGGTGTCGTGGCTGCAAGTGCCGGAAATCATGCGCAAGGTGTCGCTTTAAGCGCTAGAGAGTTTGGAGCTAAGGCTATTATCGTTATGCCTGAATCTACACCACTTTTAAAGGTTGCCGGTACTAAGGCTCTTGGTGCAGAGGTTTTGTTAAGCGGAGATAATTTTGACGAAGCTTATGAATTTGCCGTATCTTATGCTAAAGAAAATGGAATGAGCTTCATACATCCATTTAATGATGAATTTGTAATGGCTGGTCAAGGAACAGTAGGGCTTGAAATGCTTGACGAGATAGCCGATCTTGATATGATAATAGTTCCTGTTGGCGGTGGCGGGCTAATAAGTGGTGTAGCAAGCTGTGTAAAGCAGGTAAATCCGGATATTAAAGTAATCGGAGTAAGCGCAAAGGGCGCTCCTGCAATGTATAATAGCTTCAATGCAAAAAAAGTTATAAACTCAAAATCGGTTCGTACGATAGCCGATGGAATCGCTGTTAGAGATGCTAGTGAGATAACTTTGGCTCATATTGTTGAGTGCGTTGATGAGATAGTGCAGGTAGATGATGAGGAGATAGCCAATGCGATCTTGTATCTTTTGGAAAATCAAAAGATAGTCGTAGAAGGTGCAGGGGCTGTAGGAGTAGCATGTGTCATGCATGGCAAGGTTAATGTCAAGAAAGGCTCTAAAATAGGCATAGTCTTAAGTGGCGGTAATATCGACGTGCAGATGCTAAATATAATAATAGAAAAAGGTCTTATCAAGTCATCTCGCAAGATGATTATACAAGTAACATTGATAGATAAGCCGGGTGCGCTTTTAAGCCTAACTGATGCGCTTAAAGCGGCGAATGCAAATATAGTTAAGATTGATTATGATAGATTTTCTACCGAGCTTGAGTATGGCGATGCCAGCATTATCATAACACTTGAGACAAAGGGCAAGGATCATCAGGAGCAGGTTAGCAAGAGCTTAAAAGGCGCAGGATTTGAGTTTAGGCAAATTTTTTAATATAAAGTAGTGACATTAATACTAAATTCATTATTTTTTGGTAAATAGGCTTTAAAAAGGAGAATATATGATTGATTATATGATTTTAGCGCTTATGGCTTTTTTATTGGTTGTAGTTTTTATGCTGTTTAAAATTGTTAAAATTTCAAGCAGCAATCGAGCTAGCAAAGCTTCTATAAGCAATGAGATATTACAGCTTAAGTCTATCGGTGAGCTTTCCGTTTTTCAAGTCTATAGCAAGGAAATAGTAACAAAGACTGATCATGCATTTG
The Campylobacter sp. RM16189 genome window above contains:
- the trmA gene encoding tRNA (uridine(54)-C5)-methyltransferase TrmA yields the protein MSLDCKFVSECGSCTLNLPYIEQIEFKKEYIKREFKDFYAGEFEFFASEPICYRGRAEFGIYHDKDKISYSMRGKNQKFVMIDECLKVDSKIAALMLPLLRYIETNRNLRDKIFGVEFISTKDELLVVLLYHKDISNLKSEFDSLAQEFGIFVIARSRGKKLISGNENLKERLNILQREYKFILGDGAFIQPNRVVNEKMIGWAKDCVKDSHDMLEMYCGHGNFTIPMADKFNKILATEISKKSIDNALKNCELNGVDNIKFIRLSADELMQAFAGVREFNRLRGVNLSEFNFSHILVDPPRAGLEASVINFIKNYKNIIYISCNPSTLKDNLKELIRSHEIKKFAIFDQFANTAHIECGVLLRSKNDN
- the ilvA gene encoding threonine ammonia-lyase, producing MISLNKIIQAKRTISGFVDKTPFAYSTRLSQMSGASVYLKKENLQRTGAYKIRGAYNKIANLSEEERNKGVVAASAGNHAQGVALSAREFGAKAIIVMPESTPLLKVAGTKALGAEVLLSGDNFDEAYEFAVSYAKENGMSFIHPFNDEFVMAGQGTVGLEMLDEIADLDMIIVPVGGGGLISGVASCVKQVNPDIKVIGVSAKGAPAMYNSFNAKKVINSKSVRTIADGIAVRDASEITLAHIVECVDEIVQVDDEEIANAILYLLENQKIVVEGAGAVGVACVMHGKVNVKKGSKIGIVLSGGNIDVQMLNIIIEKGLIKSSRKMIIQVTLIDKPGALLSLTDALKAANANIVKIDYDRFSTELEYGDASIIITLETKGKDHQEQVSKSLKGAGFEFRQIF
- a CDS encoding CoA-binding protein, whose amino-acid sequence is MIIDDILKTSKNIAIVGLSPDESKASNMVAKFLIKEGFNIFPIYPKEDEILGRKVYRNLSEIDEKIDIAVMFRKGEFAENLIMEVINLGIKTLWLQLGITNKNAKIIAEENNINFVEDKCIKVELERLKNDIVK